The Paramixta manurensis region CAGGTAATGGATATTCAGGACATGTTTTGCTTTTGTGATGCTACATGGAAAATTATTAAAACAACGTTTCAATAATGTGATGAGACTCATCCAATTGACATGAAGCCAATTTTTAACCAGCGCAATTTCTCTATATTAAATCAGCCCTCGTGGCATCAGACCTCATACCTCTACTAACGCTATGGCAAAAAATAGATTCTCATCACGCGCTGGAGAACATTTAATGATGATGAAAAAAAAGCTACTCGCGATTTCCCTGGCTTCCGCCGCTCTGATGGCATCCATGACCTCGGTTGCGGGCGCGGCAACGGTATTTAAAGTTGCCGAAGTACAACCTGCAGGTTACCCCACCGTGGTGGCCTTACAACATATGGGCGAAAAACTAAAAAAAGCCACCGATGGGCGTCTGGCAATGAATGTTTTCGCCGGTGGCGTGCTGGGTGATGAAGACCAGACGCTGCAACAAGTACAAATTGGCGCGGTCGATATGATTCGCGTCTCATTAGCGCCGGTAACTACCATTGCGCCAGAGACCAGCGTGCTGACGCTGCCGTATGTGTTCCGCGATGAAGATCATATGCATAAGGTGCTGGATGGCGCGGTGGGCAAAGAGATTACTGACGCTTTCGATAAAGACCCGAATACCCGCATGGTGTTCCTTGGCTGGACCGATGCCGGGGTGCGGAACATGATCACCAAAAAACCGGTACAGAAACCGGAAGATCTAAAAGGGATGAAAATCCGCGTACAGAATAGCCCCATCTCACTGGCGACCCTGAAAGCAATGGGTACTAACCCCGTCGCGATGGGCGTCAGCGAAGTGTTTAGCGCCATGCAAACCGGCGTGGTTGACGGCACCGAAAATAACCCGCCGACCTTTGTGGCGCATAACTACATGCCGGTCACCAAATATTACACCTTAACCGGCCACTTCATTCAGCCGGAAATGATCCTGTTCTCGAAAAAGTCGTGGGATAAATTGTCTGCCGACGATCAGGCGCTGATGAAGAAATTGGGTAAAGAGGCGCAGGATGAAGAGCGGGTTTTATGGGCGAAATATAACGATGAATCAGTGGCGAAAATGAAAGCGGGCGGCGTCACCTTCCAAAAAGTTGATCGTGACTACTTTGTCAAAGCCACCCAATCGGTGCGCGATCAATATGGCGCTAACTATAAGGATCTGATGAAAAAGATCGCTGACGTTAAATAACCGTTTCCGCGCCGGATTCGCTTCCGGCGCGCCCTGGTCAGGAAAATCGCTATGTCTGCTTATTCACGTCTGATGGATGTGTTGTATTTGTTGTGCATGGTTGTCGCGGCGATTGCGCTGATGATCATGGTCACTGTTATTCCTATCGGTATTTTCGCACGCTACGCGCTGGACAGCGCCCTTTCCTGGCCCGAACCGGTGTCCATTGTCTGCGTGATTATCTTTACCTTTATCGGCGCGCCGGTCGGTTTCCGCGCCGGTACGCATATTTGCGTTTCCATGGTGACCGATCGCTTGCCGCCGCGTGCGCGCCGCGTTGCTGAGATCGTCTGCGATCTGATGATGATCGCCGTCTGCATCATTATTTTCCAGGCAAGCTATAGCCTGTGCCAAGACATGTGGCTCCAGCCGCAGGCCTCGCTGCCCGACGTAACATTTGGCGAAATGTATCTCCCGATTCCGGTAGGCGCGATTTTTACGCTGTTGTTTGTGGTAGAGCGTCTGTTCTGCGGCGAGCAGACCCAGCGTCGTTTGGTTTTACTCGGCGGCACACACTGATTCGGAGTTCATCATGGATGCATTAATTTTAATTGGCAGCCTGTTAGTTCTGTTAGCCTTCGGCTTTCCGGTGGCCTTCGCCGTGGGTTTCAGCGCCTTTATCGGCGCCTGGTGGATCGATCTGCCACTCGAAGCGGTGATCATCCAGATCACCAACGGCATCAATAAATTTTCTCTGTTGACCATTCCGTTCTTTATCCTCGCCGGCGCGATTATGGCTGAAGGCGGCATTGCCCGCCGTTTGGTTAATTTTGCCTATATTTTTGTCGGCTTTATCCGCGGCGGCCTGTCGCTGGTGAATATCGTTGCCTCCACCTTTTTTGGCGCGATTTCGGGTTCATCAATCGCCGACACCGCCTCAATCGGTTCGGTAATGATTCCGGAAATGGAAGCAAAAGGTTATCCGCGCGATTTTGCTACCGCGGTCACCGCCAGCGGTTCGGTCCAGGCGGTGTTAACGCCACCCAGCCATAACTCCGTAATTTACTCGCTGGCGACCGGCGGCGTCGTCACTATCTCCTCGCTGTTTGTCGCCGGTATTTTTCCCGGCTTGTTGCTCGGCTTATGTTTAATGATCATGTGTGTCGGCTTCGCCCGTAAGCGCGGCTACCCCAAAGGCGAACGCGTTCCTTTCAAGGAAGCAGTGAAGATTTTCTTTAACGCCTTCTGGGGCCTGTTCACGATTGTGATTATTTTGGGCGGGATCCTTTCCGGCGTGTTTACCGCCACCGAGTCAGCGGCGATTGCTTGCCTGTGGGCATTTTTCGTCACGATGTTTATTTATCGCGATTTCAAATGGAACCAACTGCATATTTTGCTGTTTCGCACCATTAAAACCGTGACCATTGTGATGGTGTTAATTGCCTTCGCCGCCGGGTTTGGCGCGGTGATGACCTTTATGCAGTTACCACAAATCATTACCGAGTTCTTTACCAGCATTTCGAGCAATAAATATGTCATTCTGATGTGCATCAACATCCTGCTGCTGCTGATTGGCACGCTGATGGATATGGCGCCGATCATTTTGATTTTGACGCCGGTGTTATTGCCGGTCACCACCGCGCTGGGTGTCGATCCGGTTCATTTCGGTATGATTATGATGCTGAACCTCGGTACCGGTTTAATTACTCCGCCGGTTGGCTCGGTGCTGTTTGTCGCCAGCGCGGTCGGCAAACAGAAGATTGAGCAGGTGGTGAGAGCGATGTTGCCGTTCTATTGCCTGCTGTTCGCTGTGCTGATGTTGATTACCTATATTCCGGCTATCTCGCTGTGGCTACCCCATGTGATGGGGGTGATGTAGGCCAAGAGAGGATGATTGCGTCCGAAACGGCGTTCCTGTAACGCCGTTTCGGGCCGGTTACTATTTTTGGCGGCAGATTCCGATAATGAAAAATACCAATGAAACCCCGTTGGTTAAACGTGGTAAGTTACTTAACACGAGTATTCAGGGTTTGGCAGGACGTTTGGCATGTCGACAAAAAAAATCGAGACCACGCTGATAGGCGCGGGTCGTGCAAAAAAATTTACCCAGGGTTCGGTTAACAGCGTTATTCAACGCGCCTCTTCCTTAGTTTTCGATACCGTTGCCGATAAACAGCGCGCGACCGCGGGTCGTGCCGATGGCGCACTGTTTTATGGCCGTCGCGGCACCTTAACCCACTTTTCCCTCCAGGAAGCGATGGTTGAACTGGAAGGCGGCGCGGGCTGTGCGCTCTATCCTTGTGGCGCGGCAGCGGTTTCTAATGCGATTCTCTCCTTCGTGGAGGCGGGCGACCATGTGTTAATCAGTGGCGCAGTGTATGAACCTACCCAGGACTTTTGTACCAAGATCCTCAGCAAGCTAAACGTTTCCACCACCTTTTTTGATCACAGCATCGGTGCGGAGATCGCCGAACAGGTGCAGCCCAACACTAGGGTGGTGTTCCTTGAATCCCCCGCGTCCATCACCATGGAAGTGCAGGACGTTCCCGCCATCGTTGCCGCCGTTCGCAGCAAAGCGCCTGAGGCGATTATCATGTTGGATAATACCTGGGCCGCCGGCGTTCTGTTTCGCCCGCTGGATTTCGGCGTGGATATCTCGATTCAAGCCGGAACCAAATACCTGGTGGGGCACTCTGATGCGATGATTGGCACCGCCGTTGCCAATGCACGCTGCTGGGCGCAACTGCGGGAAAACTCCTACCTAATGGGGCAAATGGTTGATGCCGACACCGCCTATGTCACCAGCCGCGGGCTGCGTACGCTGGCGGTACGGTTACGCCAACATGAAGAGAGCGCGTTGCAGGTTGCCCACTGGCTGGAACAGCGGCCAGAAGTTGCCAGAGTAAATCATCCGGCGCTGGAGCAGTGTCCCGGACATACTTTCTGGAAACGGGATTTTAGCGGCAGTAGCGGCCTGTTCTCCTTCGTGCTCAAGGAGAAGCTTAGCCCATATCAGTTGTCACAGTATCTCGATAACTTCCATCACTTCAGCATGGCCTATTCATGGGGCGGTTTTGAGTCGTTGATTCTGGCTAATCAACCGGAAGAGCTGGCAGCCATCCGTCCGGTTGCCGGGGTGGATTTTACCGGCACACTGGTGCGGCTGCATATCGGGCTGGAGCATGTCGACGATCTGATTGATGATCTAGCCGCCGGGTTTGCCCGTATTAAGGAAGCTGGCGGTCGCTGAGAACGCTTAAAAGTTAACCAAAACCTCAACCTCGCGGCAACGTCATCATACAGATCAAAGTGCCGCCGGGGATTTGCGGTTACACTTGGCCCGAGCCTTACGCGTTTACAGCGCAAGATGAAGTGGAATGGGATACAACATGGGTGTATTACATGAGATTGTTCAGGCGCTCTGGCATCAAGATTTTGCCGCACTGGCCAATCCTGATGTGGTTTGGGTCGTTTACTGTGTAATGTTTATTACTCTCTTTCTGGAGAATGGCTTACTGCCAGCCTCTTTTTTACCGGGCGATAGCTTGTTGTTGTTGGCAGGCGCGATGATTGCCAAAGGCGTGATGGATTTTGTTCCCACCATGGTTATTCTTACCACCGCCGCCAGCCTCGGCTGTTGGTTAAGTTATCTTCAGGGGCGATGGCTGGGTAATACACAAATCGTTAAAAGCTGGTTGATGCATTTACCGGCGCAATATCATCAACGCGCCTGGCATCTGTTTAACCGCCACGGCTTGATGGCGTTGCTGGTTGGCCGTTTTCTGGCTTTCGTCCGTACATTATTGCCCACCATGGCGGGTATCTCCGGCCTGAAAAACAGCCGTTTTCAGATCTTTAACTGGCTGAGCGGGTTTTTGTGGGTCTCGATTGTGGTGACGTTTGGTTACGGCATCAGCCAGGTCCCGTTTATTAAGCGCCATGAAGACCAGGTCATGGCGGTGCTGATTATCCTGCCAGTTGCCTTGCTGTTTATCGGCTTAGCCGGCAGCGTTGCGCTGATCTGGAAAAAGAAACGGCGGCGCGCCTGAGCGCGTGCCGCAGGTTAACCGCTTAGCCGGTTAATCGCATCCGTGTCATCTCTTCCCCCGGCGTAACGCCGAAATAGCGCTTAAATTCACGCGAGAATTGTGAAGCGCTCTCATACCCCACCTTCATCGCGGCGGCGCTCGCCTTCAACCCGCCTTGCAACATCATAATGCGTGCCTGATGCAGACGGTACGTTTTCAGATATTGCAGCGGCGAAGTGCTGGTCACCGCCTTAAAGTTATGGTGAAACGCGGAAACACTCATATTCACTTCAGCGGCCAGCAACTCTACGCTGAGGTTATCGGTGTAATGGTTTTCGATACGTTTTAGCGCGCGGGAAATTTGGCTAAATTGCGTATGACGACTCACCAACGATAACAATGCGCCGCCGCAAGGGCCGGTTAACACGTAGTAGAGGATCTCGCGAATAATATTCGGCCCCAGCACTCGGGCATCGCGCGCGGTCACCATCGCATCCAGCAAGCGTTCCGTGGCGCACAGCATCTCTTCGGTCAAAAATGAGGAGTGAATTCCTTGTGTTTGCGGCTTCGGATGAAAACTGTCGTCCTCGCCTAACTCAATCAACAAATCTTGCAGCCGCAGCATATCCACATGAA contains the following coding sequences:
- a CDS encoding TRAP transporter substrate-binding protein, translating into MMMKKKLLAISLASAALMASMTSVAGAATVFKVAEVQPAGYPTVVALQHMGEKLKKATDGRLAMNVFAGGVLGDEDQTLQQVQIGAVDMIRVSLAPVTTIAPETSVLTLPYVFRDEDHMHKVLDGAVGKEITDAFDKDPNTRMVFLGWTDAGVRNMITKKPVQKPEDLKGMKIRVQNSPISLATLKAMGTNPVAMGVSEVFSAMQTGVVDGTENNPPTFVAHNYMPVTKYYTLTGHFIQPEMILFSKKSWDKLSADDQALMKKLGKEAQDEERVLWAKYNDESVAKMKAGGVTFQKVDRDYFVKATQSVRDQYGANYKDLMKKIADVK
- a CDS encoding TRAP transporter small permease is translated as MSAYSRLMDVLYLLCMVVAAIALMIMVTVIPIGIFARYALDSALSWPEPVSIVCVIIFTFIGAPVGFRAGTHICVSMVTDRLPPRARRVAEIVCDLMMIAVCIIIFQASYSLCQDMWLQPQASLPDVTFGEMYLPIPVGAIFTLLFVVERLFCGEQTQRRLVLLGGTH
- a CDS encoding TRAP transporter large permease encodes the protein MDALILIGSLLVLLAFGFPVAFAVGFSAFIGAWWIDLPLEAVIIQITNGINKFSLLTIPFFILAGAIMAEGGIARRLVNFAYIFVGFIRGGLSLVNIVASTFFGAISGSSIADTASIGSVMIPEMEAKGYPRDFATAVTASGSVQAVLTPPSHNSVIYSLATGGVVTISSLFVAGIFPGLLLGLCLMIMCVGFARKRGYPKGERVPFKEAVKIFFNAFWGLFTIVIILGGILSGVFTATESAAIACLWAFFVTMFIYRDFKWNQLHILLFRTIKTVTIVMVLIAFAAGFGAVMTFMQLPQIITEFFTSISSNKYVILMCINILLLLIGTLMDMAPIILILTPVLLPVTTALGVDPVHFGMIMMLNLGTGLITPPVGSVLFVASAVGKQKIEQVVRAMLPFYCLLFAVLMLITYIPAISLWLPHVMGVM
- a CDS encoding DedA family protein; the protein is MGVLHEIVQALWHQDFAALANPDVVWVVYCVMFITLFLENGLLPASFLPGDSLLLLAGAMIAKGVMDFVPTMVILTTAASLGCWLSYLQGRWLGNTQIVKSWLMHLPAQYHQRAWHLFNRHGLMALLVGRFLAFVRTLLPTMAGISGLKNSRFQIFNWLSGFLWVSIVVTFGYGISQVPFIKRHEDQVMAVLIILPVALLFIGLAGSVALIWKKKRRRA
- the metC gene encoding cystathionine beta-lyase; protein product: MSTKKIETTLIGAGRAKKFTQGSVNSVIQRASSLVFDTVADKQRATAGRADGALFYGRRGTLTHFSLQEAMVELEGGAGCALYPCGAAAVSNAILSFVEAGDHVLISGAVYEPTQDFCTKILSKLNVSTTFFDHSIGAEIAEQVQPNTRVVFLESPASITMEVQDVPAIVAAVRSKAPEAIIMLDNTWAAGVLFRPLDFGVDISIQAGTKYLVGHSDAMIGTAVANARCWAQLRENSYLMGQMVDADTAYVTSRGLRTLAVRLRQHEESALQVAHWLEQRPEVARVNHPALEQCPGHTFWKRDFSGSSGLFSFVLKEKLSPYQLSQYLDNFHHFSMAYSWGGFESLILANQPEELAAIRPVAGVDFTGTLVRLHIGLEHVDDLIDDLAAGFARIKEAGGR
- a CDS encoding AraC family transcriptional regulator, which gives rise to MDRDAICARLAQQVIALRNAGRSSLPELPDVTLLYGDTPGGRTPVMYKPGIVILFQGSKVGYIGTTTFNYDATKYLMLTIPLPFECETFASPEDPLAGMTIHVDMLRLQDLLIELGEDDSFHPKPQTQGIHSSFLTEEMLCATERLLDAMVTARDARVLGPNIIREILYYVLTGPCGGALLSLVSRHTQFSQISRALKRIENHYTDNLSVELLAAEVNMSVSAFHHNFKAVTSTSPLQYLKTYRLHQARIMMLQGGLKASAAAMKVGYESASQFSREFKRYFGVTPGEEMTRMRLTG